The following proteins come from a genomic window of Peromyscus eremicus chromosome 23, PerEre_H2_v1, whole genome shotgun sequence:
- the Chchd2 gene encoding coiled-coil-helix-coiled-coil-helix domain-containing protein 2 yields the protein MPRGSRSRSSRVAPPASRAPQMRAAPRQAPAAHPPAAAAPSAVGSPAAAPRQPGLMAQMATTAAGVAVGSAVGHTLGHAITGGFSGGGNAEPARPDITYQEPQGTQPVNQQSFGPCSLEIKQFLECAQNQSDVKLCEGFNEVLRQCRIANGLI from the exons ATGCCGCGTGGAAGCCGAAGCCGCTCTTCCCGGGTGGCCCCTCCGGCCAG CCGGGCCCCTCAGATGAGGGCTGCTCCCAGACAAGCACCTGCAGCTCATCCCCCAGCAGCAGCTGCCCCATCTGCAGTTGGCTCACCTGCTGCTGCCCCCAGGCAGCCAGGCCTGATGGCCCAGATGGCCACCACTGCAGCTGGTGTGGCTGTGGGCTCCGCAGTGGGGCACACCCTGGGTCATGCCATCACCGGGGGCTTCAGTGGAGGTGGTAATGCTGAGCCCGCAAGGCCTGACATCACTTACCAG GAGCCCCAGGGAACCCAGCCTGTGAACCAGCAGTCTTTTGGGCCTTGCTCTCTTGAGATCAAACAGTTTCTGGAGTGTGCCCAGAACCAGAGTGACGTCAAGCTCTGTGAGGGCTTCAACGAGGTGTTGCGGCAGTGCAGAATTGCAAATG GCCTGATCTAA
- the LOC131898309 gene encoding coiled-coil-helix-coiled-coil-helix domain-containing protein 2-like: MPRGSGSGSSRVAPPASRAPQMRAAPRQAPAAHPPAAAAPSAVGSPAAAPRQPGLMAQMATTAAGVAVDSAVGHTLGHAITGGFSGDGNAEPARPDITYQVRLGQLSSLCFSFLRKLLGSRQASFM, translated from the exons ATGCCGCGTGGAAGCGGAAGCGGCTCTTCCCGGGTGGCCCCTCCGGCCAG CCGGGCCCCTCAGATGAGGGCTGCTCCCAGACAAGCACCTGCAGCTCATCCCCCAGCAGCAGCTGCCCCATCTGCAGTTGGCTCACCTGCCGCTGCCCCCAGGCAGCCAGGCCTGATGGCCCAGATGGCCACCACTGCAGCTGGTGTGGCTGTGGACTCCGCAGTGGGGCACACCCTGGGTCATGCCATCACCGGGGGCTTCAGTGGAGATGGTAATGCTGAGCCCGCAAGGCCTGACATCACTTACCAGGTAAGACTGGGGCAGCTTTcctctctgtgtttttcttttctgagaaaacTTCTTGGCAGCCGGCAAGCATCTTTTATGTAG